One segment of Triticum aestivum cultivar Chinese Spring chromosome 2A, IWGSC CS RefSeq v2.1, whole genome shotgun sequence DNA contains the following:
- the LOC123190636 gene encoding protein IQ-DOMAIN 32, translating to MTKSKNGCLKILCGGAGSDATAGSDPETDAHADESKAISDKSRWSFRRRSTRHRVLKNSDISEPETLSSSKAKADVAPSNNVYSSTYSYASEKPLHLEKPDEKIVLQEKPDEKSLLEEKPDEKQTEKTTEKPVDQIIERSIEQPDEKITETPSEEPAERISEKPVEEPAEKDVEELDEKPDESFSVSPTEVKQDETASLVDRSVPDPEEDHVESAAIVIQSGIRTYNARQELSNHKDLVKLQAVIRGHLVRRQAAESLQCLLAIVKTQGLVRTHQAQQSSGRFQDTLVRSSSEKLLHNGFALKLMDNMSTSKSMNIRCDASETDATWKWMERWTTLILPTTEGHLLENAENSGLVVEKMEEDAHHEEKVVPLDSDISFPKLVPDDVEETLRPSESSAFVEETPRSFDLSGLEAPECVPEETSMLETKGDPAPELIEKVDDDAEQLTDSKTENVVEQSLDFSGRQSTQTGPSREPSPVPEKSEHPSEDTMDAYNLEQSPEMEARSAARKACNPAFAAAQMKFEELTSAVSRSNSSSFLDAPSKSKVHTPRSLGGTSPKQNIETVAPGSTVGHDAKIIPAASECGTEISISSTLDSPDRSEADGGEIVMEMGALGGRDYASENAEKDTHVLHSEVKDTSEEVVQPEKEEELNGDVANPPIATDPVLEQAHVESGKPDLHDQIEESIGSYAKSPEGTPMSRTTFVESQCTPSSEVSVNTNKSKSKSKKSKSHASRRSLTSPSSNSVGRSSTDNLSKDYKHAKRESSGKVAKSDNADQEPRMSNSTPLPSYMQFTESARAKAAALSPKLSPDVQDNNPRKRHSLPITNGKNETSPRMQRSSSQAQQNVKSSVAVPHTPSDKRWNI from the exons ATGACCAAGTCCAAGAACGGCTGCCTCAAGATCCTCTGCGGCGGCGCCGGATCCGACGCCACCGCCGGCTccgaccccgagaccgacgccCACGCCGACGAG AGCAAGGCCATATCAGATAAAAGCAGATGGAGCTTTCGGAGGAGGTCTACAAGGCACCGAGTTCTCAAGAACTCTGATATATCCGAGCCTGAAACTCTAAGTTCGAGCAAAGCAAAAGCTGATGTTGCTCCAAGCAACAATGTCTACTCTTCAACATACTCTTATGCCTCAGAGAAGCCCCTGCATCTAGAGAAGCCAGACGAGAAGATTGTGCTTCAAGAGAAGCCAGATGAGAAGTCCCTACTCGAAGAGAAGCCCGATGAAAAGCAGACAGAGAAGACAACTGAAAAGCCAGTGGACCAGATAATTGAAAGGTCAATTGAACAGCCAGATGAAAAGATAACCGAGACGCCGAGTGAAGAGCCAGCTGAAAGGATATCTGAAAAACCAGTTGAAGAGCCAGCTGAAAAGGATGTCGAGGAACTTGATGAAAAGCCAGACGAAAGCTTCTCTGTTTCGCCAACTGAGGTGAAGCAGGATGAAACTGCCTCACTTGTTGATAGAAGCGTTCCAGACCCAGAGGAAGATCATGTGGAGTCTGCTGCTATTGTCATTCAGTCTGGCATCAGAACATACAAC GCAAGGCAAGAGCTATCGAATCATAAGGATCTTGTGAAACTGCAAGCTGTGATACGCGGGCATCTAGTTAGGCGGCAGGCTGCAGAATCTTTACAATGCTTGCTTGCCATTGTTAAAACTCAAGGGCTTGTCCGGACTCATCAAGCACAACAATCTTCAGGAAGGTTTCAG GATACTTTGGTCCGTTCTTCAAGTGAGAAATTGCTTCACAATGGATTTGCTCTCAAG CTCATGGACAACATGTCAACTTCCAAATCCATGAACATAAGATGTGATGCTTCTGAAACTGATGCTACCTGGAAATGGATGGAGAGGTGGACAACTCTGATTCTGCCAACCACTGAAGGCCACTTGCTTGAGAATGCAGAAAATAGTGGGTTGGTGGTTGAAAAGATGGAAGAGGATGCTCACCATGAGGAAAAGGTTGTTCCTTTGGACTCAGACATTTCTTTCCCCAAGTTAGTGCCTGATGATGTGGAGGAGACACTAAGGCCTTCTGAATCTAGTGCCTTTGTGGAAGAGACACCAAGGTCATTTGATTTGAGTGGATTGGAGGCTCCTGAATGTGTCCCAGAGGAAACCTCTATGTTGGAAACCAAAGGTGATCCTGCACCAGAGTTGATCGAAAAGGTCGATGACGATGCTGAACAGTTGACCGATTCAAAGACAGAGAATGTTGTGGAGCAGTCTTTGGACTTCTCTGGCCGCCAATCTACCCAAACTGGTCCATCAAGGGAACCCAGTCCTGTTCCTGAAAAATCTGAACACCCCAGTGAGGATACTATGGATGCATATAATCTTGAGCAGTCACCGGAGATGGAAGCTAGAAGCGCAGCAAGAAAGGCCTGCAATCCAGCATTTGCTGCTGCACAGATGAAATTCGAAGAGCTGACTTCGGCAGTCAGTAGGTCCAACAGTTCATCTTTTCTGGATGCGCCAAGCAAATCGAAGGTGCATACTCCCCGTTCACTGGGCGGTACCTCACCCAAGCAAAATATTGAAACAGTCGcaccaggaagcacagttggccaTGATGCTAAAATCATACCTGCTGCTTCAGAATGTGGGACTGAGATTTCAATTTCATCTACACTTGACTCACCAGATAGATCAGAAGCTGATGGCGGTGAGATTGTAATGGAGATGGGAGCTCTTGGAGGTCGGGACTATGCCAGCGAGAATGCCGAGAAAGATACCCATGTTTTACATTCTGAAGTGAAGGACACCTCCGAAGAAGTCGTCCAGCCAGAGAAAGAGGAAGAACTGAATGGTGATGTTGCTAACCCTCCCATTGCCACAGATCCTGTCCTTGAGCAAGCACATGTTGAATCAGGAAAGCCAGATTTGCATGACCAAATAGAGGAGTCTATAGGATCATATGCCAAGTCACCTGAGGGAACTCCCATGAGCCGAACCACTTTTGTGGAATCTCAATGCACACCATCAAGTGAGGTCTCTGTTAATACcaacaagagcaagagcaagagcaaaaaATCAAAGTCTCATGCAAGCAGAAGGTCGCTGACTAGTCCAAGCAGCAATTCAGTCGGACGAAGCAGCACAGATAATCTGTCAAAGGATTATAAGCATGCGAAGAGAGAGAGCTCAGGCAAGGTTGCCAAGTCTGACAACGCTGATCAAGAACCTCGCATGAGCAACAGCACTCCATTGCCAAGTTACATGCAGTTCACAGAATCTGCAAGAGCAAAGGCGGCCGCTCTATCCCCAAAGTTAAGCCCAGATGTGCAAGACAACAACCCGAGGAAGAGGCATTCTTTGCCCATAACAAACGGCAAAAATGAAACATCTCCTCGCATGCAACGGTCATCTTCCCAAGCCCAGCAAAATGTGAAGAGCAGCGTTGCTGTTCCTCACACTCCATCTG ATAAGAGGTGGAATATATGA